One Luteimonas sp. MC1825 DNA segment encodes these proteins:
- the zipA gene encoding cell division protein ZipA — protein sequence MSDVWLLRLGILVAGILLFAAMWYIGTRPRTGQGRRVEGRTPRDARMEPTLGAQLERELGDGGQAPGDATVQSEMELLDGAVGGTAGATVSEYGRRVSDEFDKIVTLYIAARAGQVLRGPDIVVAAEKAGLTYGHMNVFHRLVDGHPERGPVFSVANIRKPGSFEMAEIQALETPAIAFFLTLPAPLRALDAWDAMLPTAERMAELLDGVLLDEQRNALGRQRIAHLREELRGYDREQEVPITRSPGW from the coding sequence ATGAGCGATGTATGGCTGTTGCGTTTGGGGATCCTGGTGGCAGGCATCCTGCTGTTCGCGGCCATGTGGTACATCGGCACGCGTCCGCGCACCGGCCAGGGCCGGCGCGTCGAGGGCCGCACGCCACGTGACGCGCGCATGGAGCCCACGCTGGGCGCGCAGCTCGAGCGCGAGCTCGGCGATGGCGGGCAGGCGCCCGGCGACGCCACCGTGCAGAGCGAGATGGAGCTGCTCGACGGCGCGGTCGGCGGCACCGCCGGCGCCACCGTCAGCGAATACGGTCGCCGCGTCAGCGACGAGTTCGACAAGATCGTGACGCTGTACATCGCGGCGCGCGCCGGCCAGGTACTGCGCGGCCCGGACATCGTGGTGGCCGCCGAGAAGGCCGGGCTGACCTACGGGCACATGAACGTGTTCCACCGCCTGGTCGACGGCCACCCCGAGCGCGGGCCGGTCTTCAGCGTCGCCAACATCCGCAAGCCGGGCAGCTTCGAGATGGCCGAGATCCAGGCCCTGGAGACCCCGGCGATCGCGTTCTTCCTGACGCTCCCCGCGCCGCTGCGCGCGCTGGACGCCTGGGACGCGATGCTGCCCACCGCCGAACGCATGGCCGAACTGCTTGACGGCGTGCTTCTGGACGAGCAGCGCAACGCCTTGGGCCGCCAGCGCATCGCGCACCTGCGCGAGGAACTGCGCGGCTACGACCGCGAGCAGGAAGTACCGATCACCCGCAGCCCGGGCTGGTGA
- the epmA gene encoding EF-P lysine aminoacylase EpmA produces the protein MSRLDALRLRARLNALLRDFFAARGVLEVETPMMSRAGNTDPNIASFALEFGGRTDGAPRTRWLRTSAEYPMKRLLAAGVGDCYELGRVFRDGEAGGRHNPEFTMLEWYRVGWTLEPLIDETAALVQAALALVGREATLRKVSYRDLYREALGLDPMTASMAELQAAFAGHVAPEGLTRDDWLDLLMTHHIQPAFAPGQLLAMHDYPASQCALAKVARRDDVDVAERFELYLGPLELANGYHELTDADEQRARFGRDHVVRDTRGAVLPPLDEALLGALADGLPDCSGVALGVDRLLMAMLGSNAIADVLAFDFAHA, from the coding sequence GTGAGCCGGCTGGACGCGCTGCGCCTGCGCGCGCGCCTCAACGCCCTCCTGCGCGATTTCTTCGCGGCGCGCGGCGTGCTCGAGGTCGAGACGCCGATGATGTCGCGCGCGGGCAACACCGATCCCAACATCGCGTCGTTCGCGCTGGAGTTCGGCGGCCGCACCGATGGCGCTCCGCGCACGCGCTGGCTGCGCACGTCGGCCGAGTACCCGATGAAGCGCCTGCTCGCCGCCGGCGTCGGCGACTGCTACGAACTCGGACGCGTGTTCCGCGATGGCGAAGCCGGCGGGCGCCACAATCCCGAGTTCACCATGCTCGAGTGGTACCGGGTCGGCTGGACGCTCGAGCCGCTCATCGACGAGACCGCGGCGCTGGTGCAGGCGGCGCTGGCGCTGGTGGGGCGCGAAGCGACGCTGCGCAAGGTGTCGTACCGCGACCTGTATCGCGAGGCGCTCGGCCTCGACCCGATGACCGCGTCGATGGCCGAACTGCAGGCGGCGTTCGCCGGCCACGTCGCTCCCGAAGGCCTGACCCGCGACGACTGGCTCGACCTGCTGATGACGCACCACATCCAGCCGGCGTTCGCGCCCGGCCAGCTGCTGGCGATGCACGACTATCCGGCATCGCAGTGCGCGCTGGCGAAGGTGGCGCGTCGCGACGATGTCGACGTCGCCGAACGCTTCGAGCTCTACCTCGGGCCGCTGGAGCTGGCCAACGGCTACCACGAGCTGACCGATGCCGACGAGCAGCGCGCGCGCTTCGGGCGCGACCATGTCGTGCGCGACACCCGTGGCGCCGTGCTGCCGCCGCTGGACGAGGCCCTGCTCGGCGCGCTGGCCGACGGCCTGCCGGACTGCTCGGGCGTGGCGCTCGGCGTCGACCGCCTGCTGATGGCGATGCTCGGCAGCAATGCCATCGCCGACGTGCTGGCCTTCGATTTCGCCCACGCCTAG
- the ligA gene encoding NAD-dependent DNA ligase LigA: protein MPDTAPQRAAELRRLIDDANHRYHVLDDPAIADADYDRLLRELVALEEADPSLATPDSPTRRVGNMPSAKFAEVRHAVPMLSLANAFSDDEVADFVARIVRETGDPQPVFSVEPKFDGLAISLRYEAGLFVRGATRGDGASGEDVTANLRTVKAVPLRLRQPGAQAPGVPDVLEVRGEVYMPRAGFDAYNQWALANGARPLANPRNGAAGSLRQLDPAVSARRPLAFFAYSLGVVEGVELPDTHSQVLAWLRTLGFPVSPLVDVARGLDGVLAYYRRIGEARDTLPYDIDGVVYKLDRSDQQEAMGFVSRAPRWAIAHKFAAQEESTVVEAIEVNVGRTGAVTPWVLMRPVHVGGVTVTRATLHNADQVARLDVRVGDTVIVRRAGDVIPEVLRVVADQRPPGTTPWRMPTACPACGSEIVREEGEVVARCSGELVCPSQRVQGLFHFASRRAMDIDGLGERLIQALVDFGYGDSVADLYRLTVDDFVEMKRRADERDGTTPETVRAGKVATRWAENLVAAIDHSRETTLERFLFALGIEHVGESTAKALAAWFGDLERIRRAPWPLFKRVPDVGDEVARALGHFLDQPGNQQVIDALLARGVRMTDTRPPSPKLRDSLDLATLLADLGIPRLTPLRARQLADAFPDVRRLLAADRYNMVIAGLPEEAAAAFAAWRADPANARLLEAAAAMQGELLAAMPADAAAAGPLEGVTAVITGTLESMGRDEAKSRLEALGAKVAGSVSKKTAFVVAGAEAGSKLAKAEELGVEVWDEARLLAFLAAHA, encoded by the coding sequence ATGCCCGACACCGCCCCGCAGCGCGCCGCCGAACTGCGCCGACTGATCGACGACGCCAACCACCGTTATCACGTGCTCGACGATCCCGCGATCGCCGACGCCGATTACGACCGCCTGCTGCGCGAGCTGGTCGCGCTTGAAGAGGCCGACCCGAGCCTGGCCACGCCCGACTCGCCGACGCGGCGCGTGGGCAACATGCCCTCGGCGAAATTCGCCGAGGTCCGCCACGCGGTGCCGATGCTGTCGCTGGCCAACGCGTTCAGCGACGACGAGGTGGCGGACTTCGTCGCCCGCATCGTGCGCGAGACCGGAGACCCCCAGCCGGTGTTCTCGGTCGAACCCAAGTTCGATGGCCTGGCGATCAGCCTGCGCTACGAGGCGGGGCTGTTCGTGCGCGGCGCCACGCGCGGCGACGGTGCGAGCGGCGAGGACGTCACCGCCAACCTGCGCACGGTCAAGGCCGTGCCGCTGCGCCTGCGCCAGCCCGGCGCGCAGGCGCCCGGCGTGCCGGACGTGCTCGAGGTGCGCGGCGAGGTCTACATGCCGCGCGCCGGCTTCGACGCCTACAACCAGTGGGCGCTGGCCAACGGCGCCAGGCCGCTCGCCAACCCGCGCAACGGCGCGGCCGGATCACTGCGCCAGCTCGATCCCGCAGTCAGCGCGCGGCGTCCGCTGGCGTTCTTCGCCTATTCGCTGGGCGTGGTGGAAGGCGTCGAGTTGCCCGATACGCATTCGCAGGTGCTGGCCTGGCTGCGCACGCTCGGTTTCCCGGTGTCGCCGCTGGTGGACGTGGCGCGTGGCCTCGACGGCGTGCTGGCCTACTACCGCCGCATCGGCGAGGCGCGCGACACGCTGCCCTACGACATCGACGGCGTGGTCTACAAGCTCGACCGCAGCGACCAGCAGGAGGCGATGGGTTTCGTGTCGCGCGCGCCGCGCTGGGCGATCGCGCACAAGTTCGCGGCGCAGGAGGAGTCCACGGTGGTCGAGGCCATCGAGGTCAATGTCGGCCGCACGGGTGCGGTGACGCCATGGGTGCTGATGCGCCCGGTGCACGTAGGCGGCGTGACCGTGACCCGCGCCACCCTGCACAACGCCGACCAGGTCGCGCGCCTGGACGTGCGCGTCGGCGACACGGTGATCGTGCGCCGCGCCGGCGACGTGATCCCCGAGGTACTGCGCGTGGTCGCCGATCAGCGGCCGCCGGGCACCACGCCGTGGCGCATGCCCACCGCGTGCCCGGCCTGCGGTTCGGAGATCGTGCGCGAGGAGGGCGAGGTGGTGGCGCGCTGCAGCGGCGAGCTGGTGTGCCCGTCGCAGCGCGTGCAGGGCCTGTTCCACTTCGCCTCGCGCCGGGCGATGGACATCGACGGCCTCGGCGAGCGCCTGATCCAGGCGCTGGTCGACTTCGGCTACGGCGACAGCGTCGCCGACCTGTACCGGCTCACCGTTGACGACTTCGTGGAGATGAAGCGCCGCGCCGACGAGCGCGACGGCACCACGCCGGAGACCGTGCGCGCCGGCAAGGTCGCCACGCGCTGGGCGGAGAACTTGGTGGCGGCGATCGACCACAGCCGCGAGACCACGCTGGAGCGTTTCCTGTTCGCGCTCGGCATCGAGCATGTCGGCGAGAGCACGGCCAAGGCGCTGGCCGCCTGGTTCGGCGACCTCGAGCGCATCCGCCGCGCGCCGTGGCCGCTGTTCAAGCGCGTGCCCGACGTCGGTGACGAGGTCGCGCGCGCGCTCGGGCACTTCCTCGACCAGCCGGGCAACCAGCAGGTGATCGATGCGCTGCTGGCGCGCGGCGTGCGCATGACCGATACCCGCCCGCCGTCGCCGAAGCTGCGCGACAGCCTTGACCTGGCGACCCTGCTCGCCGACCTCGGCATCCCGCGGCTGACGCCGCTGCGTGCGCGCCAGCTGGCGGATGCCTTCCCCGATGTGCGCAGGCTGCTGGCTGCGGACCGCTACAACATGGTGATCGCCGGCCTGCCCGAAGAAGCCGCGGCTGCGTTTGCAGCCTGGCGTGCCGATCCTGCGAACGCGCGGCTGCTGGAGGCCGCGGCGGCGATGCAGGGCGAGCTGCTGGCGGCGATGCCGGCGGACGCGGCCGCCGCGGGTCCGCTGGAGGGCGTGACCGCGGTGATCACCGGCACCCTGGAGTCGATGGGCCGCGACGAAGCCAAGTCACGCCTGGAAGCGCTGGGCGCGAAGGTCGCCGGCAGCGTGTCGAAGAAGACCGCGTTCGTGGTCGCCGGCGCCGAGGCCGGCTCCAAGCTGGCGAAGGCCGAAGAGCTGGGTGTCGAGGTCTGGGACGAGGCGCGGCTGCTGGCCTTCCTGGCGGCACACGCGTGA
- the mtnA gene encoding S-methyl-5-thioribose-1-phosphate isomerase codes for MDTTIDYARYDRIRPIRWTGSALELLDQRKLPLVVEYLSCGDSDAVAAAIHALAVRGAPAIGIAAAWGVVLAGQQVAAGDGVAAAAALAPAMQRLNAARPTAVNLAWALARMRGALVVAGSDWREVLEHEARAIETEDLAANRRMGALGAALIAPGSGVLTHCNTGSLATAGFGTALGVIRAGVAQGRIERVFADETRPWMQGSRLTAWELQEDGIDATLIADAAASHLLKGGEVDWVVVGADRICANGDVANKIGTYQLAISARFHGRRFMVVAPASTVDMATPSGDFIEIEERDPGELLGVAGQRVAADGIKAWNPVFDVTPAALIDAIVTEKGVVERPDEASMRALFGG; via the coding sequence ATGGACACCACGATCGATTACGCCCGCTACGACCGCATCCGCCCGATCCGCTGGACCGGCAGCGCGCTGGAACTCCTCGACCAGCGCAAGCTGCCGCTCGTGGTCGAATACCTGTCCTGCGGCGACAGCGACGCGGTCGCCGCCGCGATCCACGCATTGGCCGTGCGTGGGGCGCCCGCGATCGGCATCGCCGCGGCCTGGGGCGTGGTGCTCGCCGGGCAGCAGGTCGCGGCGGGCGACGGTGTCGCCGCCGCCGCCGCGCTGGCGCCGGCGATGCAGCGCCTCAATGCCGCGCGTCCGACAGCGGTCAACCTGGCCTGGGCGTTGGCGCGCATGCGCGGCGCGCTCGTGGTCGCGGGATCCGACTGGCGCGAGGTGCTGGAGCATGAGGCGCGCGCCATCGAAACCGAGGACCTCGCCGCCAACCGCCGCATGGGCGCGCTCGGCGCGGCGCTGATCGCGCCCGGCAGTGGCGTGCTGACCCACTGCAATACCGGCTCGCTGGCAACCGCCGGCTTCGGCACCGCGCTCGGCGTGATCCGCGCCGGTGTGGCGCAGGGGCGCATCGAGCGCGTGTTCGCCGACGAGACACGGCCGTGGATGCAGGGCTCGCGTCTCACCGCCTGGGAGCTGCAGGAGGATGGCATCGATGCCACGCTCATTGCAGACGCGGCGGCCTCGCATCTGCTCAAGGGGGGCGAGGTCGACTGGGTGGTGGTCGGTGCCGACCGCATCTGCGCCAACGGCGATGTCGCCAACAAGATCGGCACCTACCAGCTGGCGATTTCGGCGCGCTTCCATGGCCGCAGGTTCATGGTGGTGGCGCCGGCGTCGACGGTGGACATGGCCACGCCTTCGGGCGACTTCATCGAAATCGAGGAGCGCGATCCGGGCGAACTGCTCGGCGTCGCCGGCCAGCGCGTCGCGGCCGACGGCATCAAGGCGTGGAACCCGGTGTTCGATGTGACCCCCGCCGCGCTGATCGACGCCATCGTGACCGAGAAGGGTGTTGTCGAGCGTCCGGACGAGGCGTCCATGCGGGCACTGTTCGGCGGCTGA
- the gyrA gene encoding DNA gyrase subunit A, with the protein MAELAKEIIPVNLEDEMRRSYLDYAMSVIVGRALPDVRDGLKPVHRRVLFAMTELGAHSNKPYFKSARIVGDVIGKYHPHGDQSVYDTLVRMAQPFSLRYMLVDGQGNFGSVDGDPAAAMRYTEARMSRLAHELMADIDKDTVDFQPNYDEKEHEPTVMPTRFPNLLVNGSTGIAVGMATNIPPHNLNEVINALIALIDDPSIDIDGLMEHIPGPDFPTGGIINGVSGIHLGYRTGRGRVRMRAKADIEVADNGREAIAVSELPYQVNKARLIEKIAELVKEKKLEGISELRDESDKDGMRIYIEIKRGESAEVVLNNLYQQTQLESVFGINMVALVDGRPRVLNLKDFLEAFVRHRREVVTRRTIFELRKARARAHVLEGLTVALANIDEMIELIKTSDNPQVAKERMLARVWQPGLVGTLLAAAGAEASRPDDLPKGVGLLADGYQLTDVQAQQILEMRLHRLTGLEQEKLTDEYRVLLEAIRGLIEILENPDVLLDVIRTELRNIQEEYGDARRSEIRASEEDLDILDLIAPEEVVVTLSRAGYAKRQPVSAYRAQKRGGRGRNAAATKDEDSIDQLWLVNTHDTLLTFTSAGRVFWLSVYQLPEAGSNARGRPIINWIPLEPGERVQAVLPVREYRDDQYVFFATRNGTVKKTPLTEFAYRLQRGKIAINLDDGDALIGAELTDGQRDIMLFASNGKTVRFDEAAVRSMGRTATGVRGIRLAGGESVVSLIVTESAGDAIEHEGDDVAIDSAETVENAIVLDDEADAYILTATENGYGKRTRLAEYPRKGRGTQGVIGIQTTDRNGRLVAAVLLSRGDEVLLISDGGTLVRTRAAEISVVSRNTQGVTLIRLAEDERLQAIERVDATIGDDDDLGDVADGGLPAIAAPVDDSASSEAAPGGDA; encoded by the coding sequence ATGGCAGAGCTCGCGAAGGAAATCATCCCCGTCAACCTCGAGGACGAGATGCGCCGCAGTTACCTCGATTACGCCATGAGCGTGATCGTGGGGCGCGCACTCCCCGATGTCCGCGACGGCCTCAAGCCGGTGCACCGCCGCGTGCTGTTCGCGATGACCGAGCTCGGCGCGCACAGCAACAAGCCGTACTTCAAGTCCGCGCGCATCGTCGGTGACGTGATCGGTAAGTACCATCCGCACGGCGACCAGTCGGTGTACGACACCCTGGTGCGCATGGCGCAGCCGTTCTCGCTGCGCTACATGCTGGTCGACGGGCAGGGCAACTTCGGCTCCGTCGACGGCGACCCGGCCGCGGCGATGCGTTACACCGAGGCGCGCATGTCGCGCCTGGCGCACGAGCTGATGGCCGACATCGACAAGGACACCGTCGATTTCCAGCCCAACTACGACGAGAAGGAACACGAGCCGACGGTCATGCCGACCCGGTTCCCGAACCTCCTGGTCAACGGGTCCACCGGCATCGCGGTGGGCATGGCCACCAACATCCCGCCGCACAACCTCAATGAGGTGATCAACGCGCTGATCGCGCTGATCGACGATCCGTCGATCGATATCGACGGGCTGATGGAGCACATCCCGGGGCCGGACTTCCCCACCGGCGGCATCATCAACGGCGTGAGCGGCATCCACCTGGGCTACCGCACCGGCCGCGGCCGCGTGCGCATGCGCGCCAAGGCCGATATCGAGGTCGCCGACAACGGCCGCGAGGCGATCGCGGTCAGCGAGCTCCCGTATCAGGTCAACAAGGCGCGGCTGATCGAGAAGATCGCCGAGCTGGTCAAGGAAAAGAAGCTCGAGGGCATCAGCGAGCTGCGCGACGAGTCCGACAAGGACGGCATGCGCATCTACATCGAGATCAAGCGCGGCGAGTCGGCCGAAGTGGTGCTCAACAACCTCTACCAGCAGACCCAGCTGGAGTCGGTGTTCGGCATCAACATGGTGGCGCTGGTCGACGGCCGGCCACGGGTGCTGAACCTCAAGGATTTCCTCGAAGCCTTCGTGCGCCACCGCCGCGAGGTGGTCACCCGCCGCACCATCTTCGAGCTGCGCAAGGCGCGCGCGCGCGCCCACGTGCTCGAGGGCCTGACGGTCGCGCTCGCCAACATCGACGAGATGATCGAGCTGATCAAGACCTCCGACAACCCGCAGGTCGCCAAGGAACGCATGCTGGCGCGCGTCTGGCAGCCGGGGCTGGTGGGCACGCTGCTCGCCGCGGCCGGTGCCGAGGCGTCGCGCCCGGATGACCTGCCCAAGGGGGTGGGCCTGCTTGCCGACGGCTACCAGCTCACCGATGTCCAGGCGCAGCAGATCCTCGAGATGCGCCTGCACCGCCTGACCGGGCTGGAGCAGGAAAAGCTGACCGATGAATACCGCGTGCTGCTGGAGGCCATCCGTGGCCTGATCGAGATCCTCGAGAACCCCGACGTGCTGCTCGATGTCATCCGCACCGAGCTGCGCAACATCCAGGAAGAGTACGGCGACGCGCGCCGCAGCGAGATCCGCGCCAGCGAGGAAGACCTCGACATCCTCGACCTGATCGCCCCCGAAGAAGTGGTGGTGACGCTGTCGCGCGCCGGCTACGCCAAGCGCCAGCCGGTCAGCGCCTACCGCGCGCAGAAGCGCGGGGGTCGCGGCCGCAACGCCGCGGCCACCAAGGACGAGGATTCGATCGACCAGCTGTGGCTGGTCAACACCCACGACACGCTGCTGACATTCACCAGCGCGGGGCGCGTGTTCTGGCTGTCGGTCTACCAGCTGCCTGAGGCCGGTTCCAACGCCCGCGGCCGCCCGATCATCAACTGGATCCCGCTGGAGCCTGGCGAGCGCGTGCAGGCGGTGCTGCCGGTGCGCGAATACCGCGACGACCAGTACGTCTTCTTCGCGACCCGCAACGGCACCGTCAAGAAGACCCCGCTGACCGAGTTCGCCTATCGCCTGCAGCGCGGCAAGATCGCGATCAACCTCGACGACGGCGACGCGCTGATCGGCGCCGAGCTCACCGACGGCCAGCGCGACATCATGCTGTTCGCGTCCAACGGCAAGACGGTGCGCTTCGACGAGGCCGCCGTGCGTTCGATGGGCCGCACCGCCACCGGCGTGCGCGGCATCCGCCTGGCCGGCGGCGAGTCGGTGGTCAGCCTGATCGTGACCGAGAGCGCGGGTGACGCGATTGAACATGAGGGCGACGACGTCGCCATCGACAGCGCGGAGACCGTCGAGAACGCGATCGTGCTCGACGACGAAGCCGATGCCTACATCCTGACCGCCACCGAGAACGGCTACGGCAAGCGCACGCGCCTGGCCGAGTACCCGCGCAAGGGCCGCGGCACGCAGGGCGTGATCGGCATCCAGACCACCGACCGCAACGGCCGGCTGGTGGCCGCGGTGCTGCTGTCGCGCGGAGACGAAGTGCTGCTGATTTCCGACGGCGGCACGCTTGTGCGCACGCGCGCGGCGGAGATCTCGGTGGTCAGCCGCAACACCCAGGGCGTGACCTTGATCCGCCTGGCCGAGGACGAGCGCCTGCAGGCGATCGAGCGCGTCGACGCCACGATCGGCGACGACGACGACCTCGGCGACGTGGCCGATGGCGGGTTGCCGGCCATTGCCGCGCCTGTCGATGACAGCGCGTCCAGCGAGGCCGCGCCGGGCGGCGACGCCTGA